The Pleurodeles waltl isolate 20211129_DDA chromosome 6, aPleWal1.hap1.20221129, whole genome shotgun sequence genome has a segment encoding these proteins:
- the DYRK3 gene encoding dual specificity tyrosine-phosphorylation-regulated kinase 3 isoform X1: MMLLTRKPDGPITAVRFGDGLYDSYMRLDQAGSQDAPNEDPSPTALPAIGRLTVSSNKYTMKDPQSNGSQGHVKVQQLFEDTSNRRGNGSLPSAGGPGSEKSLPLLSKEKSVDSSSTTKSSDSSTKSAKISYLTAEQSVKQYKHQLSAFELQEIGGFSEIYFVGPNAKKRQGVVGGPNNGGYDDDQGGYILVPHDHLYYRYEVLKVIGKGSFGQVAKVFDHKLHQHLALKLVRNEKRFHRQAAEEIRILEHLKKQDKTGSMNVIHMLESFTFRNHICMTFELLSMNLYELIKRNKFQGFSLQLVRKFAHSILQCLEALYKNKIIHCDLKPENILLKQQGRSGIKVIDFGSSCFEHQRVYTYIQSRFYRAPEVILGSRYGMPIDMWSFGCILVELLTGYPLFPGEDEGDQLACMMELLGAPPPKLLEQSKRAKNFINSKGYPRYCTVTTLPNGTVALNGSRSRRGKMRGSPGNKDWVTALKGCDDSLFIDFLKECLNWDPSARMTPSQALRHPWISKRVPKPPSSDKTSVKRISNHTGSFPGINSKLPPVVGVANKLRANLMNESNGSIPLRTVLPKLVS; this comes from the coding sequence GTAAGCAGTAACAAATACACCATGAAGGACCCACAGTCGAATGGTAGCCAAGGGCACGTGAAAGTTCAGCAGTTATTCGAGGATACCAGCAACCGAAGGGGAAATGGATCTCTGCCATCAGCAGGGGGCCCTGGATCAGAGAAATCCCTGCCGCTGCTTTCAAAAGAAAAAAGTGTGGACAGCTCTAGCACCACGAAGTCTAGTGATAGCTCCACCAAGTCTGCCAAAATTTCCTACTTGACTGCTGAGCAATCTGTAAAACAATATAAGCACCAACTGTCTGCCTTTGAACTGCAGGAAATTGGGGGATTTTCTGAAATCTACTTTGTGGGTCCAAATGCGAAAAAACGTCAAGGTGTTGTGGGTGGGCCAAACAATGGGGGCTACGATGATGACCAGGGTGGCTATATTCTGGTGCCCCACGATCATCTGTACTACCGCTATGAAGTACTGAAGGTCATTGGCAAGGGTAGCTTTGGACAAGTGGCTAAGGTCTTCGATCATAAGTTACATCAGCACCTGGCCTTGAAACTGGTGCGCAATGAGAAGCGCTTCCACCGACAGGCGGCAGAGGAAATCCGAATCCTAGAACATCTGAAGAAACAAGATAAAACTGGTAGCATGAACGTCATTCATATGCTCGAAAGCTTTACCTTCCGTAATCACATTTGCATGACCTTTGAGCTGCTGAGCATGAACCTGTATGAGCTCATCAAGCGCAACAAGTTCCAGGGCTTCAGCCTACAGCTAGTGCGCAAGTTtgcgcactccatcctgcaatgcttgGAGGCTCTATACAAAAACAAAATTATTCACTGTGATCTCAAGCCGGAGAACATCCTGTTGAAGCAGCAGGGCCGCAGCGGAATCAAGGTCATCGACTTTGGGTCCAGTTGCTTTGAACACCAAAGAGTCTACACATACATTCAGTCACGCttttacagagccccagaggtgaTACTGGGGAGCAGGTATGGTATGCCTATCGATATGTGGAGTTTTGGCTGCATCTTAGTTGAGCTTCTCACTGGCTACCCCCTTTTCCCTGGTGAGGATGAGGGGGATCAGCTGGCATGCATGATGGAACTCCTTGGGGCTCCACCCCCTAAGCTCCTGGAGCAGTCCAAGCGGGCCAAAAACTTCATCAACTCGAAAGGCTATCCCAGATACTGCACTGTTACCACGCTCCCCAATGGTACAGTGGCACTCAACGGGAGCCGGTCCCGCCGTGGAAAAATGCGGGGTTCACCTGGCAACAAAGACTGGGTGACAGCCCTGAAAGGTTGTGATGACTCGCTGTTCATTGATTTTCTAAAGGAGTGTCTTAACTGGGATCCTTCTGCCCGAATGACACCGAGTCAAGCACTGAGACATCCTTGGATCAGTAAGCGTGTTCCCAAGCCCCCGAGTTCTGATAAAACTTCTGTGAAACGGATTTCTAACCACACTGGCTCTTTTCCAGGGATAAACTCAAAACTACctcctgtagtgggtgtagccaacaAATTACGAGCTAATCTGATGAACGAATCCAATGGCAGCATTCCGTTGCGGACAGTTCTACCCAAACTGGTTAGCTAA
- the DYRK3 gene encoding dual specificity tyrosine-phosphorylation-regulated kinase 3 isoform X2, with product MRLDQAGSQDAPNEDPSPTALPAIGRLTVSSNKYTMKDPQSNGSQGHVKVQQLFEDTSNRRGNGSLPSAGGPGSEKSLPLLSKEKSVDSSSTTKSSDSSTKSAKISYLTAEQSVKQYKHQLSAFELQEIGGFSEIYFVGPNAKKRQGVVGGPNNGGYDDDQGGYILVPHDHLYYRYEVLKVIGKGSFGQVAKVFDHKLHQHLALKLVRNEKRFHRQAAEEIRILEHLKKQDKTGSMNVIHMLESFTFRNHICMTFELLSMNLYELIKRNKFQGFSLQLVRKFAHSILQCLEALYKNKIIHCDLKPENILLKQQGRSGIKVIDFGSSCFEHQRVYTYIQSRFYRAPEVILGSRYGMPIDMWSFGCILVELLTGYPLFPGEDEGDQLACMMELLGAPPPKLLEQSKRAKNFINSKGYPRYCTVTTLPNGTVALNGSRSRRGKMRGSPGNKDWVTALKGCDDSLFIDFLKECLNWDPSARMTPSQALRHPWISKRVPKPPSSDKTSVKRISNHTGSFPGINSKLPPVVGVANKLRANLMNESNGSIPLRTVLPKLVS from the coding sequence GTAAGCAGTAACAAATACACCATGAAGGACCCACAGTCGAATGGTAGCCAAGGGCACGTGAAAGTTCAGCAGTTATTCGAGGATACCAGCAACCGAAGGGGAAATGGATCTCTGCCATCAGCAGGGGGCCCTGGATCAGAGAAATCCCTGCCGCTGCTTTCAAAAGAAAAAAGTGTGGACAGCTCTAGCACCACGAAGTCTAGTGATAGCTCCACCAAGTCTGCCAAAATTTCCTACTTGACTGCTGAGCAATCTGTAAAACAATATAAGCACCAACTGTCTGCCTTTGAACTGCAGGAAATTGGGGGATTTTCTGAAATCTACTTTGTGGGTCCAAATGCGAAAAAACGTCAAGGTGTTGTGGGTGGGCCAAACAATGGGGGCTACGATGATGACCAGGGTGGCTATATTCTGGTGCCCCACGATCATCTGTACTACCGCTATGAAGTACTGAAGGTCATTGGCAAGGGTAGCTTTGGACAAGTGGCTAAGGTCTTCGATCATAAGTTACATCAGCACCTGGCCTTGAAACTGGTGCGCAATGAGAAGCGCTTCCACCGACAGGCGGCAGAGGAAATCCGAATCCTAGAACATCTGAAGAAACAAGATAAAACTGGTAGCATGAACGTCATTCATATGCTCGAAAGCTTTACCTTCCGTAATCACATTTGCATGACCTTTGAGCTGCTGAGCATGAACCTGTATGAGCTCATCAAGCGCAACAAGTTCCAGGGCTTCAGCCTACAGCTAGTGCGCAAGTTtgcgcactccatcctgcaatgcttgGAGGCTCTATACAAAAACAAAATTATTCACTGTGATCTCAAGCCGGAGAACATCCTGTTGAAGCAGCAGGGCCGCAGCGGAATCAAGGTCATCGACTTTGGGTCCAGTTGCTTTGAACACCAAAGAGTCTACACATACATTCAGTCACGCttttacagagccccagaggtgaTACTGGGGAGCAGGTATGGTATGCCTATCGATATGTGGAGTTTTGGCTGCATCTTAGTTGAGCTTCTCACTGGCTACCCCCTTTTCCCTGGTGAGGATGAGGGGGATCAGCTGGCATGCATGATGGAACTCCTTGGGGCTCCACCCCCTAAGCTCCTGGAGCAGTCCAAGCGGGCCAAAAACTTCATCAACTCGAAAGGCTATCCCAGATACTGCACTGTTACCACGCTCCCCAATGGTACAGTGGCACTCAACGGGAGCCGGTCCCGCCGTGGAAAAATGCGGGGTTCACCTGGCAACAAAGACTGGGTGACAGCCCTGAAAGGTTGTGATGACTCGCTGTTCATTGATTTTCTAAAGGAGTGTCTTAACTGGGATCCTTCTGCCCGAATGACACCGAGTCAAGCACTGAGACATCCTTGGATCAGTAAGCGTGTTCCCAAGCCCCCGAGTTCTGATAAAACTTCTGTGAAACGGATTTCTAACCACACTGGCTCTTTTCCAGGGATAAACTCAAAACTACctcctgtagtgggtgtagccaacaAATTACGAGCTAATCTGATGAACGAATCCAATGGCAGCATTCCGTTGCGGACAGTTCTACCCAAACTGGTTAGCTAA